The Macadamia integrifolia cultivar HAES 741 unplaced genomic scaffold, SCU_Mint_v3 scaffold1305, whole genome shotgun sequence genome window below encodes:
- the LOC122063380 gene encoding receptor-like protein EIX2 — translation MGRFFVTCLVLLILCLLSSIEKFACNGETHCLESDWEALLQFKSGLNDPENRLLSWQGNDCCQWKGVQCDNSSGAVTAIDLHNPHPYDIYHPSNRYGFWNLSGNIDPALLRLKSLRHLDISLNTFDGIPIPDFIGSLQALQYLNLSNAGFSGAVPPSLGNLSSLQSLDVSSGFLSLMADSLQWVAGLSSLRHLAMNGVDLSMVGSNWVPILNRLPLLNELHLSLCGLTGPIPSLHFVNFTLLAVLDLSFNSFSSMFPDWIVNISSLVYLDMSSSSLKGRIPLGISELPNLQHLNLAENGNLTASCVQLLKRDWRSIEVLDLSVNRVHGRLPSSIENMTSLVDFSLFANKITGGIPSSIGFLCNLKSLNIAGNNLTGGLPEFLEGTENCITRSPLPNLMYLRLSSNRLVGNLPNWLGELHNLMELSLDNNLLQGPILASLGRLSFLTDMGLGGNKLNGSLPNSIGELSELVSLDVSFNQLTGTVSEAHFSKLSNLKFLIMSSNSLILNVSSKWVPPFHVHNLDMRSCQLGPSFPDWLETQKEINYLDISNASISGLIPNWFWDLSSNLSLLNASFNQLQGQLPNPLPIAFFADIDFRSNLLTGPIPLPMIQIELLDLSNNQFSGPIPSSIGDVLSNLVFLSLSSNSITSEIPTSIGNMLLLEVLNLSQNNLTSSIPSSLQNCSYLKALDLRQNNLSGVIPLQLGQLLQIQTLHLSDNSLSGELPSSLQNCSSLETLDIGNNKFSGNIPPWIGKRLTNLRVLRLSSDAFSGRLSSQLSNLKSLQVLDLANNNLVGDIPASLGDLQAMTQAQSLNKYLLYGKFNGLYYEENVVIYIKGHAREYTKTLSLVSCIDLSGNNLVGEFPEVMTNLGGLIVLNLSRNHISGSIPEKIANMHELESLDVSNNQLSGNIPLSMTSMTPLGSLNFSNNNFSGKIPYTGQMTTFDASSYYGNPGLCGPPLLTSCQSGGGGGDSDRRGTVDEDKSDIKDTGFYLSLGLGFAAGILVPCVILAIKKSWSDAYFGFVDTLINRTLQMCSSRVTTDRNRPRR, via the coding sequence ATGGGCAGATTTTTTGTTACTTGTCTGGTACTACTGATTCtctgtttgttatcatcaattGAGAAGTTTGCCTGTAATGGTGAAACCCATTGTTTAGAATCCGATTGGGAAGCTCTTCTTCAGTTTAAAAGTGGCCTCAATGATCCTGAAAATCGCCTCTTGTCGTGGCAGGGAAATGATTGTTGTCAATGGAAAGGAGTGCAATGTGACAACAGTTCTGGAGCTGTCACTGCAATTGATCTCCACAACCCACATCCATATGATATTTATCATCCTTCTAACAGGTATGGGTTCTGGAACTTGAGTGGAAATATTGATCCTGCTTTGTTAAGACTCAAGTCATTGAGGCACTTGGACATAAGTCTCAACACATTTGATGGCATCCCAATTCCTGATTTTATTGGTTCTTTGCAAGCATTGCAATATCTAAACCTGTCGAACGCAGGTTTTAGTGGTGCAGTTCCTCCCAGCTTGGGAAACCTCTCTAGCTTGCAGTCCCTTGATGTTTCTTcaggttttctttctttgatggCTGACAGTCTACAGTGGGTGGCTGGTCTCAGCTCTCTAAGACACCTTGCGATGAATGGGGTGGACCTTTCGATGGTGGGATCTAACTGGGTCCCCATATTGAATAGGCTTCCATTATTGAATGAGTTGCATTTATCCCTTTGTGGTTTGACTGGTCCCATTCCATCCCTTCATTTTGtgaatttcactttacttgCAGTGCTGGACCTTAGCTTTAATAGCTTCAGTTCAATGTTTCCTGACTGGATTGTAAACATAAGTAGTCTTGTATATTTGGACATGAGTTCTAGTAGTTTGAAAGGAAGGATTCCCCTTGGTATCTCTGAGCTTCCAAATTTGCAACATCTGAATCTTGCAGAAAATGGTAATCTTACTGCTAGTTGTGTGCAGCTACTAAAGagagattggagaagcattgagGTACTTGACTTATCTGTGAACAGAGTACATGGGAGACTCCCTTCCTCCATTGAAAATATGACATCTCTGGTTGATTTTAGCTTGTTTGCTAATAAAATTACGGGAGGGATCCCAAGCTCGATTGGTTTTCTATGCAACTTAAAAAGCTTGAACATAGCAGGTAATAACTTGACAGGGGGTTTACCTGAATTTCTTGAAGGAACAGAGAATTGCATCACTAGGAGTCCTTTGCCTAATCTGATGTACTTAAGATTGAGTAGCAATCGACTGGTTGGGAATTTACCAAATTGGCTGGGTGAGTTGCATAATCTAATGGAGCTTTCTTTGGATAACAACTTGCTTCAAGGTCCAATTCTTGCTTCTTTGGGGAGATTGTCATTCTTGACAGATATGGGACTTGGGGGGAACAAATTGAATGGAAGCCTTCCTAATTCTATAGGAGAGCTTTCTGAGTTGGTTTCACTTGACGTGTCATTCAATCAGTTGACTGGGACTGTGTCTGAAGCTCATTTCTCAAAGCTAAGTAACTTGAAGTTCTTAATAATGTCTTCAAATTCCTTAATTTTGAATGTTAGCTCCAAGTGGGTTCCTCCATTCCATGTCCATAATCTTGACATGAGGTCTTGTCAACTAGGTCCCTCCTTTCCTGATTGGCTTGAAACTCAAAAGGAAATCAATTATTTGGATATTTCAAATGCTAGCATTTCAGGCCTTATACCCAACTGGTTTTGGGATCTTTCTTCTAATCTGTCTCTATTGAATGCATCTTTCAATCAGTTACAAGGTCAACTGCCAAACCCTCTTCCAATTGCATTCTTTGCAGATATAGATTTCAGGTCCAACCTCTTGACAGGACCCATACCTCTTCCAATGATCCAGATTGAATTACTGGATCTCTCTAACAATCAATTTTCTGGTCCTATACCGTCGAGCATAGGTGATGTGCTGTCAAATTTGGTGTTTCTGTCTCTTTCAAGTAACAGTATAACAAGTGAAATCCCAACCTCCATTGGAAACATGTTGCTTCTAGAAGTCCTTAATCTGTCACAAAATAATCTGACAAGCAGTATACCATCAAGCTTACAAAATTGTTCTTATCTAAAAGCCCTAGACCTTCGACAAAACAATCTATCTGGGGTGATCCCATTGCAATTGGGTCAGTTATTACAGATTCAAACATTGCACCTAAGCGACAATAGTTTATCTGGGGAACTTCCATCATCCTTGCAGAACTGCTCTAGTTTGGAAACTCTAGACATCGGGAACAACAAATTCTCAGGTAACATTCCACCCTGGATTGGAAAAAGGCTGACCAATCTCCGAGTTTTACGCTTGAGCTCAGATGCATTTTCAGGAAGATTATCTTCTCAACTTTCAAATCTAAAGTCATTGCAAGTTCTGGATCTTGCAAATAACAATTTGGTTGGAGACATTCCAGCCAGCTTAGGGGATCTTCAAGCAATGACACAAGCACAAAGTTTAAATAAGTATCTGCTTTATGGGAAGTTCAATGGGCTCTATTATGAAGAGAATGTGGTTATTTATATTAAAGGCCATGCTCGAGAATATACCAAGACACTTTCTCTAGTATCTTGCATAGATTTGTCTGGAAATAATTTGGTGGGAGAATTCCCTGAAGTAATGACGAATCTCGGAGGCTTAATTGTTTTGAACTTGTCAAGAAATCATATCAGCGGGAGCATCCCTGAGAAAATTGCAAACATGCATGAATTAGAATCTCTGGATGTCTCAAATAATCAGCTTTCAGGGAACATTCCTCTCAGCATGACATCCATGACTCCTTTGGGTTCTTTAAACTTTTCAAACAACAACTTCTCAGGAAAAATCCCATATACAGGGCAGATGACTACTTTTGATGCGTCTTCATACTATGGAAACCCAGGTCTTTGTGGTCCTCCACTTCTCACAAGTTGCcaaagtggtggtggtggtggtgattcagATAGAAGAGGGACAGTGGATGAAGATAAGAGTGACATAAAGGATACAGGGTTTTACTTGAGTCTTGGTTTGGGATTTGCAGCTGGTATTTTGGTACCTTGTGTTATTCTAGCAATCAAAAAATCATGGAGTGATGCCTACTTTGGTTTTGTGGATACACTTATTAATAGAACATTGCAGATGTGTAGTAGCAGAGTAACAACCGATAGAAACCGACCTCGTCGCTGA
- the LOC122063385 gene encoding (-)-germacrene D synthase-like, giving the protein MSLLDQPFVQNGTAKITRPSANFHPSIWGDRFLTYNPSDRMHHPCLDQVEELKEEVRRMLEVVANESLKKLSLIDSLQRLGVAYHFEGEIEEALEQINDAPNGFDDNNLYTVALRFRLLRQEGYNVPCDVFNRFRDSNGSLKEDLINDISGMLCLYEATHLRVQGEDILDEALEFTTTRLKSIVSDLKPPLATQVMHALEQPLHRGISRIEARQHISVYEEDKTKNESLLKLAKVDFNLLQSIYLQELSQLSRWWKELDFASKLPYARDRLVEAYFWAVGMCFEPQYALGRNFLTKVIIMILIIDDTYDAYGTLEELKLFTYAIESWDLRAIDGLPEYMKMLYSTLLDIYVEAEEELRKEGRSYRVNYAKETMKSQVRSYFIEAKWFNDGYIPTFEEYMQIALISCAVTNVTVASLVGMGDVVTKESFDWAMNEPKMVKASSLIGRLMDDMASHKFEQERGHVCSSIECYMKQYDVSEKEVHDEFNKRVVDAWKDTNQECIKPTAVPMPVLLMYVNLNRIVDVNYKYKDGFTLAHEVMKEFITSLLIDPIRI; this is encoded by the exons ATGTCTCTCCTAGACCAGCCTTTTGTACAAAATGGAACCGCAAAGATCACTCGCCCATCAGCCAATTTCCATCCCAGCATTTGGGGTGATCGCTTCCTCACATATAATCCTAGTGATAGG ATGCATCATCCTTGTCTTGATCAAGTTGAAGAGTTGAAAGAAGAAGTGAGGAGAATGCTAGAGGTTGTTGCTAATGAGTCTTTAAAGAAGTTGAGCTTAATTGATTCATTGCAAAGGCTTGGTGTGGCATACCACTTTGAAGGAGAGATTGAAGAGGCACTAGAGCAGATAAATGATGCCCCAAATGGTTTTGATGACAATAACCTTTATACTGTGGCTTTGCGGTTTCGCTTACTAAGACAAGAAGGTTATAATGTCCCTTGTG ATGTTTTCAACAGATTCAGGGACAGCAATGGAAGTTTAAAGGAGGACTTAATCAATGACATAAGTGGTATGCTATGCTTGTATGAAGCTACACATTTGAGGGTACAAGGAGAGGATATTCTAGATGAAGCCCTGGAGTTCACTACCACTAGACTTAAATCCATAGTCAGTGATCTAAAACCTCCTCTTGCAACACAAGTGATGCATGCCTTGGAACAACCCCTCCACAGGGGCATATCAAGAATAGAAGCTAGACAGCATATATCTGTTTATGAAGAAGATAAGACAAAGAATGAATCTCTGCTTAAGCTTGCAAAAGTAGATTTCAATCTACTACAGTCTATCTACCTGCAGGAGTTAAGCCAATTGTCAAG ATGGTGGAAAGAATTAGACTTTGCATCAAAGCTACCTTATGCTAGAGACCGGcttgtggaggcctatttttgGGCTGTAGGGATGTGTTTTGAGCCACAGTATGCTCTTGGTAGaaatttcttaaccaaagttATAATCATGATTTTGATCATAGATGATACATATGATGCATATGGTACACTCGAAGAACTCAAGCTCTTCACATATGCGATAGAGAG TTGGGACCTTAGAGCAATCGATGGACTCCCTGAATACATGAAGATGTTATACTCTACACTCTTAGATATTTATGTTGAAGCTGAGGAAGAGTTGAGAAAGGAAGGACGATCTTATCGTGTTAATTATGCAAAAGAAACG ATGAAATCACAAGTTAGATCCTACTTCATAGAAGCCAAATGGTTTAATGATGGATACATTCCGACATTTGAAGAGTATATGCAAATTGCATTAATCAGTTGTGCTGTTACCAACGTCACAGTCGCTTCCTTGGTTGGCATGGGAGATGTTGTCACTAAGGAATCCTTTGATTGGGCAATGAATGAACCTAAGATGGTGAAGGCTTCAAGCTTAATTGGCAGGCTCATGGATGATATGGCGTCCCACAAG TTTGAGCAAGAGAGAGGACATGTTTGTTCTTCTATTGAGTGCTACATGAAGCAATATGATGTCTCAGAGAAAGAGGTACATGATGAGTTCAACAAAAGAGTAGTGGATGCATGGAAAGATACAAATCAAGAGTGCATCAAACCGACCGCTGTTCCAATGCCAGTTTTGTTGATGTATGTTAACCTTAATCGTATAGTTGATGTTAACTACAAGTATAAAGATGGTTTCACTCTTGCCCATGAAGTGATGAAGGAGTTCATCACCTCATTGCTTATTGATCCCATACGCATATGA